The Herminiimonas arsenitoxidans genome window below encodes:
- a CDS encoding sigma-54-dependent transcriptional regulator — translation MTSPRILIVDDEADLRELLEITLVKMGLDIDSAQNLTVARDYLAKNEYALVLTDMRLPDGLGIELVQEITAQYKNTPVAVITAFGSADNAVVALKAGAFDYLSKPVGLEQLRVMVRSALRISQTGTDQAIEKTAAPTSLRLMGQSDAMHALRVQIARLARSMAPVAISGESGSGKELAARDIHAQSARSDKSFIAVNCGAIPENLMEAEFFGYRKGAFTGAVDDRDGFFQAANGGTLLLDEVADLPLAMQVKLLRAIQERRVRKVGATVEEPVDVRIISATHQNLHDCVGKGTFRQDLYYRLNVIELNLPPLRERLDDIALLAKTILTRLGAEQTTLTPAVLEALQHYSFPGNVRELENILERALAFSNDGLIEVADLVLKAPSAAKAVAVAPQAELLAVPSDVKVAEMATSVTSSARDLPESLPDHLDDVEREIIRRALSKTQFNRTQAAELLGISFRQLRYRMQRLDINAPE, via the coding sequence ATGACCTCACCTCGCATCCTGATTGTTGATGATGAGGCAGATCTGCGTGAGCTGCTGGAAATCACACTCGTCAAAATGGGCCTGGATATCGATAGCGCCCAGAATCTGACTGTCGCGCGCGACTATCTTGCCAAGAATGAATACGCACTGGTCTTGACCGATATGCGCTTGCCGGATGGCTTGGGCATAGAGTTGGTGCAGGAAATTACCGCGCAATACAAGAACACGCCGGTTGCCGTGATTACTGCATTCGGTAGCGCCGACAATGCGGTTGTGGCATTGAAGGCAGGTGCCTTTGATTATTTATCCAAACCAGTAGGGCTGGAGCAATTGCGCGTGATGGTGCGTTCGGCTTTGCGTATCAGCCAGACTGGCACAGATCAAGCAATCGAGAAAACTGCCGCGCCAACTTCCTTGCGCTTGATGGGGCAATCGGATGCGATGCATGCCTTGCGCGTGCAAATCGCACGTCTGGCACGCAGCATGGCACCGGTTGCGATCAGCGGGGAATCCGGCAGCGGCAAAGAATTGGCTGCACGCGATATCCATGCGCAAAGTGCACGTAGCGACAAATCTTTTATCGCAGTCAATTGCGGCGCGATCCCGGAAAATTTGATGGAAGCGGAATTTTTCGGCTATCGCAAAGGTGCGTTTACCGGTGCGGTGGACGATAGAGATGGTTTCTTCCAGGCAGCTAACGGTGGCACTTTGTTGCTGGATGAGGTGGCGGATCTGCCGCTGGCGATGCAAGTCAAATTGTTGCGCGCGATACAGGAACGTCGTGTGCGCAAGGTTGGGGCGACGGTGGAAGAGCCAGTTGATGTTCGTATTATTAGTGCGACGCATCAAAATTTGCACGATTGCGTTGGCAAAGGAACGTTCCGGCAGGATTTGTATTACCGCCTGAATGTGATCGAACTGAATTTGCCACCGCTACGTGAGCGTCTGGACGATATCGCCTTGCTGGCAAAAACGATCTTGACGCGACTGGGTGCCGAGCAAACCACATTGACGCCAGCCGTGCTGGAAGCGCTGCAGCATTATTCTTTCCCGGGCAATGTGCGCGAACTGGAAAATATACTGGAACGTGCATTGGCATTTTCCAATGATGGCTTGATAGAGGTTGCTGATCTGGTATTGAAGGCGCCAAGTGCAGCGAAAGCCGTGGCTGTTGCTCCGCAAGCAGAACTTCTCGCGGTTCCGTCAGATGTGAAAGTGGCGGAGATGGCAACAAGCGTCACCTCTTCTGCACGTGACTTGCCGGAATCATTGCCGGATCATCTGGATGATGTCGAACGCGAAATCATTCGACGTGCATTAAGCAAAACACAATTCAATCGTACCCAAGCGGCCGAACTGCTCGGTATCAGCTTCCGTCAATTGCGTTATCGCATGCAGCGACTAGATATTAATGCACCGGAATAA
- the ampD gene encoding 1,6-anhydro-N-acetylmuramyl-L-alanine amidase AmpD has protein sequence MHRNKTVQNTPSPFQIDADGWAADVVRLPSPNFDVRAEGTEIALVVVHNISLPPGQFGGSYISDLFLNQLDYNADPYFDQLRPLRVSAHFLIRRDGTVLQFVSANDRAWHAGASSFCGQERCNDFSIGIELEGTDFEPFEDGQYAALASLTVALKASYPLMNVTGHEHIAPGRKTDPGPFFDWQKYEARYRSLQRTAINMGTESADLAFCIM, from the coding sequence ATGCACCGGAATAAGACCGTGCAGAACACACCATCACCATTTCAGATCGATGCGGACGGTTGGGCGGCAGACGTTGTACGGCTGCCGTCGCCTAATTTCGATGTGCGGGCTGAAGGAACAGAAATTGCATTAGTCGTTGTTCATAACATCAGTTTGCCGCCGGGTCAGTTTGGCGGTTCGTATATTTCTGATTTATTTTTGAATCAATTAGATTACAATGCGGACCCCTATTTCGATCAGTTGCGACCTTTGCGCGTTTCGGCACACTTTTTAATTCGTCGGGACGGCACAGTGTTGCAATTCGTTTCGGCGAATGATCGGGCATGGCATGCTGGCGCTTCTTCCTTTTGCGGGCAGGAGCGTTGCAATGATTTTTCGATTGGGATTGAGTTGGAAGGCACAGACTTTGAACCATTTGAAGATGGGCAATATGCTGCGCTGGCATCACTGACTGTTGCATTAAAAGCTAGTTATCCTTTAATGAACGTTACTGGCCATGAGCATATTGCACCAGGTCGCAAGACCGATCCAGGGCCGTTTTTTGACTGGCAGAAGTACGAAGCACGCTATCGTTCCTTGCAACGTACAGCGATCAATATGGGCACTGAATCGGCAGATTTGGCGTTCTGCATAATGTAA